One Alicyclobacillus acidoterrestris DNA window includes the following coding sequences:
- the spoIIIAE gene encoding stage III sporulation protein AE, with the protein MRPRLTRLVVACVSALLVFAALFSTLVFASSGDSLTTPNNDSVSASSSRATTNAMSSAIPASSGSDAATPANAGEQAGGSSGAGFSAQTEAATRNAIQKAAQQQLDQLPIAGIDKYWNDLQAQYGGYLPDLSGGSLVRAILGNGGPSFTGVVHGLLHYFFTELFDDAQLLGGILILSVIAAVLESMQSAFERQTVSQVAYMVVFFVLMMLAVHSFIETMGAARHAIQTMNDFMIATIPLTITLLAASGAVASAAFFQPMLLFVVHFISNIIFLVVFPLIFFSAVLDLTSTLSTRYQLTRLAGLFRGVGMGILGFAMSVFIGITTIQGLGKGVADGVVLRTLKFGVSTFLPVIGKAISDSAETVLSASLLVKNAVGVAGLVLLALIAIFPALKILAVSLIYGGSAALMQPLGDTPMVACLSTLGKTLVLVFACVGAVGFMFFFAICILLATANLAVITA; encoded by the coding sequence GTGAGACCACGGCTAACCCGTCTTGTTGTGGCATGTGTGAGTGCACTCTTGGTCTTTGCCGCACTGTTTTCAACACTTGTGTTCGCCAGTTCGGGTGACAGCTTGACGACACCCAACAACGATTCGGTGTCTGCGTCCTCCTCTCGTGCAACGACGAACGCAATGTCGAGTGCGATCCCTGCATCGTCGGGGAGTGATGCGGCAACCCCTGCGAATGCGGGGGAACAGGCTGGAGGCTCGTCTGGTGCTGGTTTTAGCGCACAGACGGAAGCGGCCACGCGAAATGCCATTCAAAAGGCGGCGCAACAGCAACTCGACCAGTTGCCCATAGCCGGAATCGACAAGTATTGGAATGACTTGCAAGCGCAGTACGGCGGGTACCTTCCGGATTTGTCCGGTGGGAGCCTGGTTCGCGCAATTCTCGGAAATGGCGGACCTAGTTTTACTGGCGTTGTTCACGGCTTGCTGCACTATTTTTTCACCGAGTTGTTCGACGATGCGCAGTTGCTCGGCGGCATTTTGATTCTGTCTGTGATTGCTGCAGTGCTCGAGTCCATGCAGAGTGCCTTTGAGCGGCAGACGGTCAGTCAGGTGGCTTATATGGTCGTCTTTTTTGTCTTGATGATGCTGGCGGTGCACTCGTTTATCGAAACGATGGGCGCAGCGAGGCACGCGATTCAGACGATGAACGACTTTATGATTGCGACGATTCCACTGACCATCACGCTCTTGGCCGCCTCTGGCGCCGTTGCGTCCGCCGCGTTCTTTCAGCCGATGCTCTTGTTCGTGGTGCACTTTATCAGCAATATCATTTTTCTCGTCGTGTTCCCGCTGATTTTCTTTTCGGCAGTACTTGATCTTACGAGTACCTTGTCGACTAGGTACCAGTTGACGCGGTTGGCCGGTCTCTTCCGCGGGGTTGGGATGGGGATTCTCGGTTTCGCCATGTCCGTGTTTATCGGGATCACGACCATCCAGGGGCTTGGAAAAGGTGTGGCCGACGGCGTGGTGCTGCGCACGTTGAAGTTTGGTGTCAGTACGTTTCTACCGGTTATCGGCAAGGCGATTTCCGACTCAGCTGAAACCGTGTTGAGCGCTTCGCTTTTGGTCAAAAACGCGGTGGGCGTCGCAGGGCTGGTGCTGCTCGCGCTGATTGCTATCTTCCCGGCTTTGAAAATTTTGGCCGTGTCGCTCATCTATGGTGGCAGTGCGGCGCTGATGCAGCCGCTTGGCGATACGCCGATGGTGGCCTGTCTGTCGACGCTCGGCAAGACGCTGGTACTGGTCTTTGCCTGTGTCGGCGCGGTCGGCTTTATGTTCTTCTTTGCGATTTGCATCTTGTTGGCGACGGCCAACTTGGCGGTGATTACGGCATGA
- the spoIIIAD gene encoding stage III sporulation protein AD: MHIFQLVGIGMTATILVSVLREHAPQFAMLVSILAGIVLLTMVVHNMDGVVQSLAGLADAAKLNHSFLSTVLKIIGIAYIVEFAAQVARDAGEGSLAGKIELAGKVGIIILAMPIITDVVESLVHLLP, translated from the coding sequence TTCAGCTCGTCGGAATTGGTATGACCGCGACGATACTCGTGTCTGTGCTCCGTGAACACGCACCACAATTTGCGATGTTGGTATCCATTCTGGCTGGCATTGTGCTGTTGACGATGGTCGTTCACAACATGGATGGCGTCGTGCAGAGCTTGGCGGGTCTTGCAGATGCGGCCAAACTGAACCACAGTTTCTTATCCACGGTTCTAAAGATTATTGGCATCGCTTATATCGTTGAGTTTGCTGCTCAGGTTGCGCGCGATGCGGGCGAGGGGTCACTCGCCGGAAAAATCGAACTGGCCGGGAAAGTCGGCATTATCATTCTTGCCATGCCCATCATCACGGACGTCGTCGAGTCCCTCGTCCACCTACTGCCTTAG